From one Caldichromatium japonicum genomic stretch:
- the fliG gene encoding flagellar motor switch protein FliG, whose protein sequence is MATEPAVKKRPGAERVAIFMMSIGEECAAEVLKHLGPKEVQKIGIAMASLERVTRGDIDEVLKEFSEVIQDQTALGIGADDYVRNVLRSALGEEKAAGLIDRILIGRNSKGLEALKWLDPRAIAEMIRHEHPQIVAVVLSHLDPDQAAETLTYLPDRMQSDIILRIATLDGIQPAALQELDEILESQLSGKTTAKSSRIGGVQTAANILNFMEASRESAIMDSVKQVDEDLSERIQELMFVFANLLDVDDRGIQRLLREVNTETLVLALKGADEELRDKIFKNMSKRAAEMLREDLESKGPVRVSDVEAAQKEILAVARRLAESGEIILAGKGGEAML, encoded by the coding sequence ATGGCAACTGAACCTGCGGTCAAGAAACGCCCGGGCGCTGAGCGCGTGGCGATCTTCATGATGAGCATCGGCGAGGAATGCGCTGCTGAGGTGCTCAAGCACCTGGGTCCCAAGGAGGTGCAAAAGATCGGGATCGCTATGGCCTCGCTCGAGCGGGTGACGCGCGGTGACATCGATGAGGTGCTCAAGGAGTTCTCCGAGGTCATCCAAGACCAGACGGCACTGGGGATCGGCGCCGACGACTATGTGCGCAATGTGCTGCGCTCGGCCTTGGGTGAGGAAAAGGCCGCGGGTCTCATCGATCGCATCCTCATCGGGCGCAACTCCAAAGGACTGGAGGCGCTCAAATGGCTCGATCCGCGGGCGATCGCCGAGATGATCCGCCACGAACACCCGCAGATCGTGGCGGTCGTCCTGTCGCATCTCGACCCCGACCAGGCTGCTGAGACTCTGACCTATCTGCCCGACCGTATGCAGTCCGACATCATCCTGCGCATCGCCACCCTCGACGGCATCCAGCCGGCGGCCCTGCAAGAGCTCGACGAGATCCTGGAAAGCCAGCTCTCGGGCAAGACCACCGCTAAATCCTCGCGGATCGGCGGGGTCCAGACCGCGGCCAATATCCTCAACTTCATGGAAGCGTCGCGCGAATCGGCAATCATGGATAGTGTCAAACAGGTCGATGAGGATTTGAGCGAGCGTATCCAGGAGCTGATGTTCGTCTTTGCCAACCTGCTCGATGTCGATGACCGCGGTATCCAGCGCCTGTTGCGCGAGGTCAATACCGAGACCTTGGTGTTGGCGCTCAAGGGTGCCGACGAAGAGCTTCGGGACAAGATCTTCAAGAACATGTCCAAACGCGCCGCCGAGATGCTGCGTGAGGATCTAGAGAGCAAGGGTCCAGTACGGGTCAGCGATGTTGAGGCGGCGCAGAAGGAGATCCTGGCAGTGGCCCGACGTCTGGCCGAGAGCGGTGAGATCATCCTGGCCGGCAAGGGTGGGGAGGCGATGCTGTGA
- a CDS encoding FliH/SctL family protein produces MNGVISVTEGQRLARIQRWLPPDVSIRIEPEPEPEPELAPPPPPPTEEEIAAIKEAARQEGAELGYREGYEAGYQAGRAQAEQEAEQERAERAAREEEWHRFEEQRLAESVTALEGIARALADPLAEAVEVVEPELLALVSTLARRVILAELSIRPELIQKVLDAALKQLPSRNHPVRVQVNPEDQAILEAYARAQDERISWIPDSAIERGGCVVLSGLSRIDARIETRLSQGIEALWGELGVPGSETAAADAHLPATEPPAAAGDAQSNEIAASDRETAARAQIWDATPPAATASTYEIGPPTAGTDDEV; encoded by the coding sequence GTGAATGGTGTGATCTCGGTGACCGAGGGTCAGCGCCTGGCCCGGATTCAGCGGTGGCTGCCGCCCGATGTCAGTATCCGCATCGAGCCCGAGCCTGAACCTGAACCTGAGCTTGCCCCTCCGCCCCCACCGCCGACCGAGGAGGAGATCGCGGCGATCAAGGAGGCGGCTCGGCAAGAAGGCGCCGAGCTTGGCTATCGCGAAGGCTATGAGGCCGGTTATCAGGCAGGCCGCGCCCAGGCCGAGCAAGAGGCAGAACAGGAGCGTGCCGAACGCGCGGCGCGCGAGGAGGAATGGCATCGCTTCGAGGAGCAGCGGCTTGCTGAGAGTGTCACTGCCTTGGAAGGGATCGCCCGCGCCCTGGCCGATCCGCTTGCCGAAGCGGTCGAGGTCGTGGAGCCCGAGCTCCTGGCCCTGGTGTCCACCCTGGCGCGGCGGGTGATTCTGGCTGAGCTGAGTATCCGGCCCGAACTCATCCAGAAAGTGCTGGATGCGGCGCTCAAACAACTGCCCTCGCGCAACCATCCGGTGCGGGTCCAGGTCAATCCCGAGGATCAGGCGATCCTGGAGGCCTATGCTAGGGCGCAGGATGAACGGATCAGCTGGATCCCGGATTCTGCCATCGAGCGCGGTGGCTGCGTGGTGCTCAGTGGCCTAAGCCGGATCGATGCCAGGATCGAGACCCGCCTATCTCAAGGGATTGAGGCGCTCTGGGGCGAGTTGGGGGTGCCCGGGTCTGAAACTGCCGCCGCTGATGCGCACCTGCCGGCTACGGAGCCGCCCGCCGCGGCAGGGGATGCACAGTCAAACGAGATAGCAGCGTCCGATCGAGAGACAGCCGCTCGGGCCCAGATCTGGGACGCAACACCACCTGCTGCCACGGCATCCACTTACGAGATAGGTCCACCGACTGCGGGGACTGACGACGAGGTGTAG
- the fliI gene encoding flagellar protein export ATPase FliI has protein sequence MSEQIEELKRQGAQQVAQGLRERLARSRRRVDDLLPPQPEGRLSRMVGMTLEAEGIRLPVGGRAAILTIDGRRLAAEVVGFQGERTFLMPEGKLEGLAPGAPIEPLEQRRLIPVGPALLGRVVDALGRPLDGKGPIRTDDWAPIEGRPINPLGRKPISEPLDVGIRALNGLLSIGRGQRVGLFAGSGVGKSVLLGMMTRHTSADVIVVGLIGERGREVNEFIYDILDEEARRRTVVVAVPADQSPLLRQHGAWVATTIAESFRDLGLNVLLLMDSLTRFAQAAREISMAIGEPPATKGYSASVFARLPQLVERAGNGDHGGGSITAFYTVLAEGDDQNDPVVDSARAILDGHVVLSREIAETGRYPAIDIGASVSRVMSAIVAPEHLKAAHRFRHLMSTYMRNRDLIAVGAYRKGADPQLDEAVAMYPRLEAYLAQGRLEKASFEEARRQLFELIGLL, from the coding sequence ATGAGCGAGCAGATCGAGGAGCTCAAACGTCAGGGCGCGCAGCAGGTGGCGCAGGGGCTACGCGAACGGCTCGCCCGTTCGCGCCGGCGTGTCGATGATCTCTTGCCGCCGCAGCCCGAGGGTCGGCTCTCGCGCATGGTTGGCATGACCCTCGAGGCCGAAGGGATCCGTCTGCCAGTCGGCGGGCGGGCAGCGATCCTGACGATCGATGGGCGTAGGCTCGCCGCCGAGGTCGTGGGTTTCCAGGGTGAGCGCACCTTTTTGATGCCCGAGGGCAAGCTGGAAGGCCTAGCGCCCGGGGCGCCTATCGAGCCCCTGGAACAGCGGCGGCTGATCCCAGTGGGTCCAGCGCTGCTCGGAAGGGTGGTCGATGCCCTGGGGCGCCCGCTCGATGGTAAGGGACCGATCCGCACCGACGACTGGGCGCCGATCGAGGGTCGGCCCATCAATCCTCTGGGTCGCAAACCGATCAGCGAGCCATTGGACGTCGGTATCCGCGCCCTCAACGGCCTGCTCTCGATCGGGCGCGGTCAGCGCGTGGGCCTCTTTGCCGGCAGCGGTGTCGGCAAGAGCGTGCTCTTGGGGATGATGACCCGGCATACCAGCGCCGATGTCATCGTGGTGGGTCTGATCGGCGAGCGCGGGCGTGAGGTCAATGAGTTCATCTATGACATCCTGGACGAGGAGGCGCGCCGGCGCACGGTGGTGGTCGCCGTCCCCGCCGATCAGTCGCCGCTCCTGCGCCAGCATGGGGCCTGGGTGGCCACGACCATCGCCGAATCCTTCCGCGACCTGGGGCTGAATGTCTTGCTGCTCATGGACTCGCTCACCCGCTTTGCCCAGGCGGCGCGCGAGATCTCGATGGCCATCGGTGAACCGCCGGCGACCAAGGGCTATTCGGCCTCGGTCTTTGCCCGTCTGCCCCAGCTCGTCGAGCGCGCCGGCAACGGCGATCACGGCGGCGGCTCGATCACCGCCTTTTATACCGTGCTGGCCGAAGGCGATGATCAAAACGATCCGGTCGTCGATTCGGCGCGCGCCATCCTCGACGGACACGTGGTCCTATCGCGCGAGATCGCCGAGACCGGACGCTATCCCGCCATCGACATCGGCGCCTCAGTCTCGCGGGTCATGAGCGCCATCGTTGCGCCCGAGCATCTCAAGGCCGCGCATCGCTTCCGCCATCTGATGTCTACCTATATGCGCAACCGCGACCTCATCGCGGTCGGGGCCTATCGCAAGGGTGCGGACCCCCAGCTCGACGAGGCGGTGGCCATGTATCCGCGTCTGGAGGCCTATCTGGCGCAGGGGCGCCTGGAAAAGGCCAGTTTTGAAGAGGCCCGCCGCCAGCTCTTCGAGCTGATCGGCCTGCTGTGA